The Cicer arietinum cultivar CDC Frontier isolate Library 1 chromosome 1, Cicar.CDCFrontier_v2.0, whole genome shotgun sequence genome contains the following window.
attatatatatttataaaaaaaatcagtttttgaATGCTGTTGATGAAAATAAGGCCTTGTTGgcaatttttatgttttttacgAGTCTTATCTGAAGTTGGATCCAAATTCTTATTATCTTTTCTAAGGTAGACCCCACATTAATTGGCTCCTCCAAGTTCTGACTGCATAATGAAGAAAAAACGTCACTCTTACCCTCCTCAATGGCATCCTCATTACCACAACCACCTCCTCTCCCCTCTCTCCACTTCACCCGCCGCTCACTCCTCCTAACATCCACCTCCACACTCTCCTTTCCCTCCCTCTCCTCCTCCGCCACCATACCACCTAACCCCACAATCACCGACCGTGTCTTCATGGAATTCGGCCTCTGCCCCAATTTTTTCCTCCCAAACCGCACCCTTGGCGACACCATTTCCACTCTATGCTCCGATTCCACCTCAGTCGGACGCGTCATCATTGGCCTCTACGGTAACATCGTTCCCCTCACCGTCTCAAATTTCAAGTCCCTTTGCATTTCTGCTTCCAATTCTAATAACCCTGATTCCTCTTCCTACAAGAACACCCTCGTTCACAAAGTTTTTCCAGGTCAATACTTTCTCGCTGGACGTCAGGGTCGTCCTGAAAAGGGCGAGGTCCGCCCTCCTCGTCACCTCCCACGCAACATCGAAACGGTGGACCCCACTGCCTTCGCACTTACACATTCCCGTCCCGGCGTCGTTTCGCTATCGCTATCAGAAAATGATGACGATGATGAAATAAAGTTTAGCCCTGATTATCGGAACATTGAATTCTTAATCACAACTGGACCTGGACCTTGCCCTCAGCTTGATAGCAAAAATATCGTCTTTGGAACCGTGCTTGAAGGTAACTAACTCTTATATTATTCATTTGTTCGGTGtatttataaattgttatattgaCAAGGGAACCAAATTTAAAACACATAATTTGTAAAACCTTAcaaattagatatttttttgcCTTTGTAGATGGTTGAGCCTAATTCAACTCTATAAAAACTAGCTACTAGCTAAGAAGTATTTGTTTGGTTACAGGTTTCTATAAATTGGTTTATAACGTGATTTCTCAATTTTCCAAAGATGCACTAAATTGAGGAATGTATTTCTTCCATTTATAAACACATTTGCATACTATATCTCAGCTAAATATGTGGAATGTGACCGGAGTGCCGGATAGTGTAGCCCAGTTATATATGCTCtgatacaattttaaaattgaagtttGATCTAACTCAACTTTATAAACACTTCTTTAGACCATATCTCATCTAATATTAGACTTTTAAATGTACATG
Protein-coding sequences here:
- the LOC101490691 gene encoding peptidyl-prolyl cis-trans isomerase CYP28, chloroplastic; the protein is MASSLPQPPPLPSLHFTRRSLLLTSTSTLSFPSLSSSATIPPNPTITDRVFMEFGLCPNFFLPNRTLGDTISTLCSDSTSVGRVIIGLYGNIVPLTVSNFKSLCISASNSNNPDSSSYKNTLVHKVFPGQYFLAGRQGRPEKGEVRPPRHLPRNIETVDPTAFALTHSRPGVVSLSLSENDDDDEIKFSPDYRNIEFLITTGPGPCPQLDSKNIVFGTVLEGLDVITSIASLPTYQPAERIRQFNDLAEFFGDERAQNARAIWSRPLTTVYISNCGVLEVAKPSLTPSLP